The following are from one region of the Salvia hispanica cultivar TCC Black 2014 chromosome 1, UniMelb_Shisp_WGS_1.0, whole genome shotgun sequence genome:
- the LOC125186697 gene encoding uncharacterized protein LOC125186697, which produces MDLFNSDQRQMDDFVNSQNWQVPPTPDPDATPSPGLPTNVDMESPVSTDEYDISDMEPAPRRGKGKVADEDGPKKYSPQETMWLAKNYVDVSEDAVIGNQQSGKAFWQRIADKYNAGRPEGSFERTYVKLRKHWGRVQKEINKWNGKWTNVVRMWPSGHSEMDLVDKAKADFFADGKKHFKYFDVWKLVEKSPKYTGGAEAAAKRTKVAAGHYTSSEGGPPIDLNVTDDDFFLSSPGTESRPMGTKAAKRKAKGKATASYSAMPPPPPNPSLDKISDSMSDMSITLRMGQLTELTSRDTSRMSEYELELHREMIEYLRAQMKKK; this is translated from the coding sequence ATGGATTTGTTTAACAGCGACCAACGCCAAATGGACGATTTCGTGAACTCCCAGAACTGGCAAGTGCCGCCGACACCCGATCCAGATGCAACACCTAGTCCCGGGCTGCCTACCAATGTAGACATGGAATCGCCGGTTAGCACTGATGAGTACGATATCAGCGATATGGAGCCAGCTCCACGgaggggcaagggcaaggttGCCGATGAGGATGGGCCGAAGAAGTACAGTCCGCAGGAGACAATGTGGCTGGCCAAGAACTACGTCGACGTCTCCGAGGACGCTGTGATCGGTAACCAGCAAAGCGGCAAAGCGTTCTGGCAGCGGATTGCGGATAAGTACAACGCTGGTCGACCCGAAGGCTCGTTCGAGCGTACCTACGTGAAGCTACGCAAGCATTGGGGTCGGGTGCAGAAGGAGATTAACAAGTGGAATGGCAAGTGGACTAACGTAGTCCGGATGTGGCCGAGCGGGCACAGCGAGATGGACCTTGTGGACAAGGCCAAGGCAGATTTCTTCGCTGACGGGAAGAAGCACTTCAAGTACTTCGACGTTTGGAAGCTTGTCGAGAAGAGCCCGAAGTACACTGGTGGGGCTGAAGCGGCGGCGAAGAGAACCAAAGTCGCCGCCGGACACTACACTTCAAGCGAAGGAGGTCCGCCAATCGACCTCAACGTGACAGACGATGACTTCTTCCTCTCATCTCCTGGTACTGAAAGCCGTCCGATGGGCACAAAGGCGGCAAAGAGGAAAGCAAAGGGGAAGGCAACTGCGAGCTACTCCGCtatgccgccgccgccacccaaTCCTTCCTTGGACAAGATATCAGACTCTATGTCGGATATGAGTATTACGTTGCGGATGGGCCAGCTGACGGAGTTGACATCGAGGGATACCTCGAGAATGTCGGAGTACGAGCTCGAATTGCACCGTGAGATGATCGAATACCTTCGCgcacaaatgaagaaaaagtag
- the LOC125202255 gene encoding uncharacterized protein LOC125202255, whose amino-acid sequence MRNWQHMFVVVVSVGVSSECGDMYNNQEQNKAPPIMSPRISFSNDFVESSSRSHSHSRYRDAPVSSDFEFSVTNYSMMSADELFSKGRLLPLKEGKTTTLRDELQNDDDDEDEDDQDRQRPPKNPTRWRGFLGLRKSHIPSKKLTHNSIDKRASSFHHHDHTSQSQEFGD is encoded by the exons atGAGAAATTGGCAGCATATGTTTGTGGTAGTAGTGAGTGTGGGTGTGAGTAGTGAATGTGGAGACATGTACAACAACCAAGAGCAGAACAAGGCTCCTCCCATCATGAGCCCTAGAATCTCCTTCTCCAACGACTTCGTCGAATCTTCTTCTCGATCCCATTCCCATTCTCGTTACCGCGACGCTCCCGTCTCCTCCGACTTCGAATTCTCCGTCACCAACTACTCCATGATGTCTGCCGACGAGCTCTTCTCCAAAGGGAGGCTCCTCCCTTTGAAGGAGGGCAAAACCACCACCCTCCGCGACGAGCTCCAgaacgacgacgacgacgaagACGAGGACGATCAAGATCGACAACGCCCCCCCAAGAATCCCACTAGGTGGAGGGGCTTTCTTGGCCTTAGGAAGTCTCACATTCCCTCTAAGAAGCTCACTCACAACTCTATTGACAAAAGAGCTTCCTCTTTTCATCATCATGACCACACCTCACAATCACAg gAATTTGGTGATTAA
- the LOC125202465 gene encoding methionine aminopeptidase 1D, chloroplastic/mitochondrial-like isoform X1, whose translation MAAATSIQPRLISTFLGDCRFLPSHSIHRLFRFNPGREHVSMKMSRTFSGLTNLLFNRGRNNEEFADSKRQRLKPGTVSPTRPVPDNIPKPPYVKSRKPPGIASGPEIHNEKGIACMRASGRLAAQVLQHAGTLVKPGITTDEIDQAVHQMIIDNGAYPSPLGYGGFPKSVCTSVNECICHGIPDSRALQDGDIINIDVTVYLNGYHGDTSATFFVGEVSEEAISLVKVTKECLDKAISICAPGVEFKQIGKTIHDHADEHGYGVVQQFVGHGVGRVFHSAPVVLHYRNNDRGRMVLNQTFTIEPMLTLGSINPIMWDDEWTVVTEDGSLSAQFEHTILVTKDGAEILTQC comes from the exons ATGGCGGCGGCCACTTCAATTCAACCTCGCTTAATATCCACCTTCCTTGGAGACTGCCGCTTTCTTCCCTCCCATTCAATCCACCGTCTCTTTCGTTTCAATCCAG GAAGGGAACATGTTTCAATGAAAATGTCAAGGACGTTCTCTGGATTgaccaatttattatttaacagAGG CAGAAACAATGAAGAATTTGCTGATAGCAAAAGGCAACGTTTAAAACCCGGTACAGTATCTCCCACTCGGCCAGTCCCCGATAACATACCAAAACCTCCTTATGTGAAATCTAGAAAACCACCTGGAATTGCTAGTGGGCCTGAAATACACAACGAGAAAGGGATAGCATGCATGAGAGCCTCAGGGAGGCTTGCTGCACAAGTTCTTCAGCATGCTGGAACTCTAGTGAAG CCAGGCATCACAACAGATGAAATTGACCAAGCAGTTCATCAAATGATTATTGACAATGGAGCATATCCATCTCCCCTTGGTTATGGTGGGTTTCCAAAGAGTGTATGCACATCAGTGAATGAGTGCATTTGCCATGGTATTCCAGATTCACGGGCCCTTCAG GATGGTGACATTATCAACATTGATGTTACAGTTTATCTTAAT GGTTATCATGGTGATACATCTGCAACATTTTTTGTTGGAGAAGTCAGTGAGGAGGCCATAAGCTTAGTTAAG GTGACCAAAGAATGCCTTGACAAGGCAATATCAATATGTGCACCAGGAGTCGAATTTAAACAAATTGGCAAGACAATACA tgaCCATGCAGATGAACATGGTTATGGAGTTGTCCAGCAGTTCGTTGGCCATGGAGTTGGAAGAGTTTTCCACAGTGCTCCTGTGGTTCTTCATTACA GGAATAATGATCGTGGACGTATGGTTCTAAACCAAACCTTCACCATCG AACCAATGTTGACACTGGGAAGCATCAACCCGATAATGTGGGACGACGAATGGACAGTTGTAACAGAGGATGGCAGCCTCTCAGCTCAGTTCGAGCACACCATCTTAGTAACCAAGGATGGCGCAGAGATATTAACTCAATGCTGA
- the LOC125202465 gene encoding methionine aminopeptidase 1D, chloroplastic/mitochondrial-like isoform X2 codes for MAAATSIQPRLISTFLGDCRFLPSHSIHRLFRFNPGREHVSMKMSRTFSGLTNLLFNRGNNEEFADSKRQRLKPGTVSPTRPVPDNIPKPPYVKSRKPPGIASGPEIHNEKGIACMRASGRLAAQVLQHAGTLVKPGITTDEIDQAVHQMIIDNGAYPSPLGYGGFPKSVCTSVNECICHGIPDSRALQDGDIINIDVTVYLNGYHGDTSATFFVGEVSEEAISLVKVTKECLDKAISICAPGVEFKQIGKTIHDHADEHGYGVVQQFVGHGVGRVFHSAPVVLHYRNNDRGRMVLNQTFTIEPMLTLGSINPIMWDDEWTVVTEDGSLSAQFEHTILVTKDGAEILTQC; via the exons ATGGCGGCGGCCACTTCAATTCAACCTCGCTTAATATCCACCTTCCTTGGAGACTGCCGCTTTCTTCCCTCCCATTCAATCCACCGTCTCTTTCGTTTCAATCCAG GAAGGGAACATGTTTCAATGAAAATGTCAAGGACGTTCTCTGGATTgaccaatttattatttaacagAGG AAACAATGAAGAATTTGCTGATAGCAAAAGGCAACGTTTAAAACCCGGTACAGTATCTCCCACTCGGCCAGTCCCCGATAACATACCAAAACCTCCTTATGTGAAATCTAGAAAACCACCTGGAATTGCTAGTGGGCCTGAAATACACAACGAGAAAGGGATAGCATGCATGAGAGCCTCAGGGAGGCTTGCTGCACAAGTTCTTCAGCATGCTGGAACTCTAGTGAAG CCAGGCATCACAACAGATGAAATTGACCAAGCAGTTCATCAAATGATTATTGACAATGGAGCATATCCATCTCCCCTTGGTTATGGTGGGTTTCCAAAGAGTGTATGCACATCAGTGAATGAGTGCATTTGCCATGGTATTCCAGATTCACGGGCCCTTCAG GATGGTGACATTATCAACATTGATGTTACAGTTTATCTTAAT GGTTATCATGGTGATACATCTGCAACATTTTTTGTTGGAGAAGTCAGTGAGGAGGCCATAAGCTTAGTTAAG GTGACCAAAGAATGCCTTGACAAGGCAATATCAATATGTGCACCAGGAGTCGAATTTAAACAAATTGGCAAGACAATACA tgaCCATGCAGATGAACATGGTTATGGAGTTGTCCAGCAGTTCGTTGGCCATGGAGTTGGAAGAGTTTTCCACAGTGCTCCTGTGGTTCTTCATTACA GGAATAATGATCGTGGACGTATGGTTCTAAACCAAACCTTCACCATCG AACCAATGTTGACACTGGGAAGCATCAACCCGATAATGTGGGACGACGAATGGACAGTTGTAACAGAGGATGGCAGCCTCTCAGCTCAGTTCGAGCACACCATCTTAGTAACCAAGGATGGCGCAGAGATATTAACTCAATGCTGA
- the LOC125200678 gene encoding zeaxanthin epoxidase, chloroplastic-like, whose product MTSSLLYNPSAAISPRSSFFPTKTRGSPGKSRVSGKQGNWASSKKAAAVRASVAEAPKELSSRAAEKKLRILVAGGGIGGLVFALAAKRKGFDVVVFERDLSAIRGEGQYRGPIQIQSNALAALEAIDMGVAEEVLNTGCITGDRINGLVDGISGNWYVKFDTFTPAAERGLPVTRVISRMTLQQILASAVGPEIIMNESNVMDFVDDGEKVTVKLENGQSYEGDLLVGADGIWSKVRKNLFGQTEPIYSGYTCYTGIADFVPADIETVGYRVFLGHKQYFVSSDVGGGKMQWYAFYNEAPGGVDDENGKKARLLKLFEGWCDNVMDLLLATDEEAILRRDIYDRSPILSWGKGRVTLLGDSVHAMQPNLGQGGCMAIEDGYQLALELEKATRQSIESGSPVDIVSSLRSYENARKLRVAIIHGLARMAAIMASTYKAYLGVGLGPLSFLTQFRIPHPGRVGGRFFIDIGMPLMLSWVLGGNGSKLEGRMPQCRLSDKASDQLREWFSDDDALERALDADWFLFPIGDSTVASETIFLNRDDNNPCLIGSVPHPDFPGVSIAIPSAQVSKMHARISCKDGAFYLTDLRSEYGTWISDNEGRRYRVSPNLPTRFRPTDVIEFGADKKAVFRVKAMKYPPKTTKKDGNELLQAV is encoded by the exons ATGACTTCATCCCTTCTCTACAATCCCTCCGCCGCAATTTCGCCAAGATCGAGTTTTTTTCCGACAAAAACTCGCGGCTCCCCGGGCAAGAGCAGGGTTTCGGGCAAGCAGGGCAATTGGGCTTCTTCGAAGAAAGCGGCGGCGGTGAGAGCTAGCGTGGCGGAAGCTCCGAAGGAGCTGAGCTCGAGGGCGGCGGAGAAGAAGCTGCGGATTCTGGTGGCGGGAGGCGGGATTGGCGGGTTGGTTTTCGCGTTGGCGGCGAAGAGGAAAGGGTTTGATGTGGTGGTTTTTGAGAGGGATTTGAGTGCGATTAGAGGGGAGGGGCAGTATAGGGGTCCCATTCAGATACAGAGCAACGCTTTGGCGGCTTTGGAGGCCATTGATATGGGCGTTGCGGAGGAGGTTTTGAACACCGGCTGCATCACCGGCGATCGGATTAACGGCTTGGTTGATGGGATTTCCGGCAACTG GTACGTCAAGTTTGATACATTCACCCCTGCAGCAGAGAGGGGACTCCCGGTCACTAGAGTCATCAGCCGCATGACTTTGCAACAGATCCTCGCTTCTGCGGTTGGGCCCGAGATTATCATGAACGAGAGCAATGTCATGGACTTTGTCGATGATGGTGAAAAG GTGACTGTGAAACTCGAAAACGGACAGTCTTATGAAGGTGATCTTCTTGTTGGTGCAGACGGGATATGGTCAAAG GTGAGGAAGAACTTGTTCGGGCAAACTGAACCGATATACTCTGGCTACACGTGTTACACGGGAATAGCAGATTTTGTGCCTGCTGACATTGAGACAGTAGG GTACCGCGTGTTTCTGGGCCACAAACAATACTTTGTTTCCTCAGATGTGGGAGGTGGGAAGATGCAGTGGTATGCATTCTACAACGAAGCACCTGGTGGAGTTGATGATGAAAATG GTAAAAAGGCAAGGTTGCTAAAGTTATTTGAAGGTTGGTGTGATAATGTTATGGATTTGTTGCTTGCCACTGACGAAGAAGCAATTCTTCGAAGAGACATATATGACCGGTCTCCAATACTTTCTTGGGGAAAGGGTCGTGTGACGTTGCTTGGAGACTCAGTCCATGCAATGCAGCCGAACTTGGGCCAGGGAGGGTGCATGGCCATTGAG GACGGATATCAACTTGCACTCGAGCTTGAAAAGGCTACAAGGCAAAGCATCGAGTCAGGAAGTCCAGTCGACATAGTCTCTTCTTTAAGGAG TTATGAGAATGCTCGAAAACTTCGTGTTGCAATCATTCATGGACTTGCTAGAATGGCTGCGATCATGGCATCAACTTACAAGGCATATCTGGGAGTTGGGCTGGGGCCGTTGTCT TTCCTGACGCAATTTAGAATACCGCATCCCGGAAGAGTTGGGGGAAGGTTCTTCATCGACATCGGTATGCCTCTGATGCTGAGTTGGGTTCTTGGTGGCAACGG CTCGAAACTTGAAGGGAGAATGCCGCAATGCCGCCTTTCCGACAAA GCTAGTGACCAGCTACGGGAATGGTTCTCAGACGATGATGCTTTAGAGCGAGCTCTCGATGCAGA TTGGTTTCTGTTTCCAATTGGAGATTCGACTGTAGCATCTGAGACTATATTCCTAAACAGAGATGACAACAACCCTTGCTTGATCGG GAGTGTACCGCATCCGGACTTTCCAGGAGTGTCAATAGCTATACCATCAGCTCAG GTTTCTAAAATGCATGCTCGTATAAGTTGCAAAGACGGCGCGTTTTACCTGACAGACTTGAGGAGTGAGTATGGGACCTGGATTTCAGA CAATGAAGGCAGGCGGTATCGTGTCTCCCCTAACCTGCCTACTCGTTTTCGGCCTACCGATGTGATAGAGTTTGGGGCTGATAAGAAG GCTGTTTTTCGTGTTAAGGCAATGAAATATCCTCCCAAGACGACGAAAAAGGACGGAAATGAACTTCTGCAAGCAGTATAG